The proteins below come from a single Pedobacter aquae genomic window:
- a CDS encoding DPBB and LysM peptidoglycan-binding domain-containing protein, translating to MKLKKILLITFSILSFSASATTLVDSVGIENSAGKKVILHKIEPKENYYALGRKYNVAPKAIMDFNSNAALSIGQIIKIPTDRPFAEQKPVSFNSSSNTTQNNGKRESTHVVQAKETLYSIASKYNMRVDDLRLLNNLKTSALSIGQTLKVLVNDEVSLKPEVVKNTQTGKPEVVREQITKPETKIKYLDSTDSNLGIEIPKNRYGITEKNEKGIAVWINDENLDATKSYALHKLAPVGTIVKITNPMTNRSVFAKVVGKYTENETTKDVIIVITKAASDALGALDKRFLVNITYGLPNEQ from the coding sequence ATGAAGCTTAAAAAAATCTTATTAATCACCTTTTCTATACTATCATTTTCTGCATCTGCAACTACTTTGGTAGATTCTGTGGGTATAGAAAATTCTGCCGGAAAAAAAGTTATCCTACACAAAATAGAACCTAAAGAAAACTATTATGCTTTAGGCAGAAAATATAATGTTGCTCCAAAAGCTATCATGGATTTTAATAGTAACGCAGCACTTAGCATTGGCCAAATTATTAAAATACCAACCGATAGACCTTTTGCAGAACAAAAACCGGTTAGCTTTAATTCTTCATCAAATACAACTCAAAATAACGGCAAAAGAGAATCTACCCATGTGGTGCAAGCCAAAGAAACTTTGTATAGCATAGCCAGTAAATACAATATGCGTGTAGATGATTTGAGACTGCTGAATAACTTAAAAACATCTGCTTTAAGCATTGGCCAAACTTTAAAAGTTTTAGTGAACGATGAGGTTAGCTTAAAACCAGAAGTGGTTAAAAATACGCAAACAGGTAAACCGGAAGTGGTGAGAGAACAAATCACAAAACCCGAAACCAAAATCAAGTATTTGGATTCTACTGATTCTAACTTGGGCATAGAAATACCGAAAAACAGATATGGTATTACCGAAAAAAATGAAAAAGGTATTGCCGTTTGGATAAATGATGAAAACTTAGACGCAACAAAAAGCTATGCTTTACACAAGCTTGCCCCGGTGGGTACTATAGTAAAAATCACTAACCCAATGACTAATAGAAGTGTATTTGCTAAAGTTGTAGGTAAGTATACCGAGAATGAAACTACCAAAGATGTCATCATTGTTATAACCAAAGCAGCGTCTGATGCTTTAGGTGCGCTAGATAAAAGGTTTTTAGTAAACATTACATACGGACTTCCAAATGAACAATAA
- a CDS encoding TCR/Tet family MFS transporter, whose amino-acid sequence MTKEPKNAALGFIFITLLIDVTGLGIIIPVLPTLISELIHGNISEAASIGGWLTFAYAFVQFICAPLLGNLSDRYGRRPVLLFSLLGFGIDYLLLAFAPTIGWLFVGRIIAGFTGASFTTASAYIADVSTPEKRAQNFGLIGAAFGLGFILGPVLGGVLGQFGSRIPFFAAAGLSFLNVIYGYFVLPESLPVEKRRPFDIKRANPLGSLYQLKKYPAVYGLVLTLILMYIANNGLQSTWSFYGMEKFKWNEAWVGYSLGFVGLMIGIVQVGIIRWVIPKFGQEKSLYIGLAFYSLGLLLFAFAAEGWMMFAFIIPYSLGGIAGPALQSIISGYAPTNEQGELQGALTSLMSATTIVAPPVMTNLFAFFTGDKAPFIFPGAPFFVCSILVLISVFTAAKSMRTHAPKS is encoded by the coding sequence ATGACCAAAGAGCCTAAAAATGCTGCACTCGGATTTATATTTATCACTTTATTGATAGATGTAACTGGTTTAGGTATCATCATCCCGGTATTGCCCACTCTTATTTCTGAACTTATTCATGGAAATATTAGCGAAGCAGCAAGCATTGGAGGCTGGTTAACTTTTGCTTATGCTTTTGTTCAGTTCATATGCGCTCCACTATTAGGAAATTTAAGTGATAGATACGGTAGAAGACCAGTTTTGCTTTTTTCTTTATTAGGTTTCGGGATTGATTATTTACTACTTGCTTTTGCCCCCACAATAGGATGGTTATTTGTAGGACGTATTATTGCTGGTTTTACCGGAGCAAGCTTTACAACAGCGTCAGCCTACATTGCTGATGTAAGTACACCCGAAAAAAGAGCTCAAAATTTTGGTTTAATTGGCGCTGCCTTTGGTCTAGGCTTTATCTTAGGCCCCGTACTAGGCGGAGTATTAGGGCAGTTTGGATCTAGAATACCATTTTTTGCTGCTGCAGGTTTAAGCTTTTTAAATGTTATTTACGGATATTTTGTACTGCCAGAATCTTTACCTGTAGAAAAAAGACGTCCTTTTGATATTAAAAGAGCAAATCCATTAGGCTCATTATATCAATTAAAAAAATATCCTGCTGTTTATGGCTTAGTGCTTACCCTCATCCTCATGTACATTGCTAATAATGGTTTGCAAAGTACGTGGTCTTTTTATGGAATGGAAAAATTTAAGTGGAACGAAGCTTGGGTGGGCTATTCTTTAGGCTTTGTTGGTTTGATGATTGGGATTGTACAGGTGGGTATCATCAGGTGGGTAATTCCTAAGTTTGGGCAAGAAAAGAGTTTATACATTGGCTTAGCTTTTTACAGCCTAGGCTTATTATTATTTGCTTTTGCAGCAGAGGGCTGGATGATGTTTGCCTTTATCATCCCCTATTCTTTAGGCGGTATAGCCGGACCAGCACTTCAAAGTATTATAAGTGGTTATGCCCCAACAAATGAACAAGGAGAGCTTCAAGGTGCCTTAACAAGCTTAATGAGTGCAACAACTATTGTAGCACCACCAGTAATGACTAACCTTTTTGCTTTCTTTACCGGAGATAAAGCACCATTTATTTTCCCAGGAGCACCATTTTTTGTTTGTTCTATTCTGGTTTTGATAAGTGTTTTTACTGCTGCAAAAAGCATGAGAACACATGCACCAAAAAGTTAA
- a CDS encoding GtrA family protein produces the protein MHQKVKDFVFLFMLLSLHYFVKETILKTVDFFYPIFRKFMPLQTYRYAACGGSNTALNILIYFISYNFVLKKQIVHLPFIAISPHIAAFLIAFFITMPIGFYLNMFVVFKGSYLRRRIQFIRYFMVVMACVVLNYLFLKLFVEQFGWYPTPSAILTTVIIIGFSYLSQRYFSFRVRK, from the coding sequence ATGCACCAAAAAGTTAAAGATTTTGTATTCTTGTTTATGCTTTTAAGCCTTCACTATTTCGTTAAAGAAACTATACTTAAAACTGTTGATTTTTTCTATCCAATCTTCAGGAAGTTTATGCCGTTACAAACTTACCGTTATGCCGCTTGTGGAGGTTCAAATACCGCTTTAAATATTTTAATTTACTTTATATCTTATAATTTTGTACTAAAAAAGCAAATTGTTCATCTACCATTTATTGCCATAAGCCCGCATATTGCAGCTTTTTTAATAGCCTTTTTTATAACCATGCCCATAGGCTTTTATCTAAATATGTTTGTAGTTTTTAAAGGCTCTTACCTGCGTAGAAGAATACAATTTATAAGATACTTTATGGTAGTAATGGCTTGTGTGGTTTTAAACTATCTGTTTTTAAAACTATTTGTAGAGCAATTTGGCTGGTACCCTACCCCTTCTGCAATTTTAACTACGGTTATTATTATAGGTTTTAGTTATTTATCGCAAAGGTATTTCTCTTTTAGGGTTAGAAAATAA
- a CDS encoding uridine kinase family protein, with protein sequence MNNKPFVIGVAGGSGSGKTFFLNCFLNHFTPEEVCLVSQDDYYIPVGHLSAEENKLYNFDLPSCIDIEAFEKDITSLLNYQTVYKKEYTFNNSNAVPKILEIKPAPVLIVEGLFIYHYPSVDPLFDYRIFIDAATEIALERRLHRDLMERGYSEEDVMYKWENHVMPAYEEYLLPHRNRCNKIADNSTNELRNILDLTDEISQELRLKLNI encoded by the coding sequence ATGAACAATAAGCCTTTTGTGATAGGGGTTGCTGGTGGTAGCGGCTCGGGCAAAACGTTTTTCTTAAACTGTTTTTTAAACCATTTTACACCAGAAGAGGTTTGCTTAGTGTCTCAGGATGATTACTACATCCCGGTAGGCCATTTATCGGCTGAGGAAAACAAACTTTACAACTTTGATTTACCTTCTTGTATAGATATTGAGGCTTTTGAAAAAGATATCACCAGCTTATTAAATTACCAAACCGTTTACAAAAAAGAGTATACTTTTAACAATAGCAATGCGGTTCCTAAAATTTTAGAAATAAAACCCGCTCCTGTATTAATTGTAGAAGGTTTATTTATTTACCATTACCCAAGTGTAGACCCGCTTTTTGATTATCGTATTTTTATTGATGCTGCTACAGAAATAGCACTAGAAAGACGTTTACATAGAGATTTAATGGAGCGAGGATATTCTGAAGAAGATGTGATGTATAAATGGGAAAACCATGTGATGCCAGCTTATGAGGAATACCTATTACCGCACCGTAACCGTTGTAATAAAATTGCAGATAATTCTACCAACGAGCTCAGAAATATTCTTGATTTAACAGACGAAATATCTCAGGAACTACGTTTGAAGTTGAATATATAA
- a CDS encoding Lrp/AsnC family transcriptional regulator, translating to MELDKIDLNILKIMQENGRITNLQLSQMIGLSPAPTLERVRKLEHSGYIKSYHALVDEEKLGLGIKTFIQVSLDFHQNDTITVFLEEVNAIKEITECHHVTGQCDFILKAYVKDIKAYEQLIMQKISRISVVKTFQTMMIMSTSKKEPIIPLEY from the coding sequence ATGGAACTGGATAAGATAGATTTGAATATTCTTAAGATTATGCAAGAAAATGGTAGAATTACCAATTTGCAACTTTCACAAATGATTGGTTTATCGCCAGCGCCAACTTTAGAAAGGGTAAGAAAGTTAGAGCATTCTGGCTATATCAAAAGTTACCATGCCTTGGTTGATGAGGAAAAGCTAGGCTTAGGAATTAAAACTTTTATACAAGTGTCTTTAGATTTTCATCAGAACGATACCATTACGGTTTTTTTAGAAGAAGTTAATGCGATAAAAGAAATTACTGAGTGCCACCACGTAACCGGCCAATGCGATTTTATTTTAAAAGCTTATGTAAAAGATATTAAGGCTTATGAGCAGTTAATTATGCAGAAGATAAGTAGAATATCTGTGGTAAAGACTTTCCAAACCATGATGATTATGTCTACCAGTAAAAAAGAGCCTATTATCCCTTTAGAATATTAG
- a CDS encoding sensor histidine kinase — protein sequence MLVLFVSVKESYLLFHTLVELFSVTVAFAVFIVTWNSRKILDNNYLFLVGIAYLFIGILDILHALTYKGMNIINSTAFYANQFWIATRFLESITLLVGFWFLKRKQRLNADYIFLIYLFISGLLVLSILYWKNFPVCYIEGIGQTAFKIYSEYIIIIILMMACFTLVRRKKYFDPKVFYLLFASLAFSILSEFCFTLYITNDGILNQIGHYGKLISFFLIYKANVETSFLNPTGILFKGLKDKEESYRTLAENLPELIIRLDKNFRCIYTNNALSKFTKLNSQHFLGKALFAMGLPNYFEQALMETLLSAQRDKSLKETKLDIVLDHKSYFFAIQIVPEYLSDNEIETYLIICYDITQLKNTENHLQEINATKDKFFSIIAHDLKNPFNALIGFSELIYKNTEKYSTERIQQLALRMNTSAKQAFNLLENLLSWSRIQTGNLVPKIQTLHAVDILTETHQLFLASADAKNITINLNYRELIYVNADRQMLNTVLRNLITNAIKFTHPNGKIELKLDVKNQEVLFSITDNGIGIEKAYVDEIFKIENRYSKPGTADEKGTGLGLILAKEFIELHQGKIWVKSEINQGTTFYFTLPGFAADKS from the coding sequence TTGCTTGTTTTATTTGTAAGCGTCAAAGAAAGCTATTTACTTTTTCATACGCTGGTAGAGCTATTTTCTGTAACGGTTGCTTTTGCAGTTTTCATCGTTACCTGGAACTCTAGAAAAATTCTCGATAATAACTACCTCTTTTTGGTTGGTATAGCTTATTTGTTTATAGGGATATTAGATATTTTGCATGCCCTTACTTATAAAGGGATGAACATCATCAATAGTACAGCCTTTTATGCCAACCAATTTTGGATAGCCACACGTTTCCTAGAAAGTATTACTTTACTGGTAGGTTTTTGGTTTTTAAAACGTAAACAAAGGCTTAACGCCGATTATATCTTTCTAATCTATTTATTTATCAGCGGCTTACTCGTTTTATCTATTCTTTATTGGAAGAATTTCCCTGTTTGCTACATAGAAGGTATTGGTCAAACAGCTTTTAAAATTTATTCAGAGTATATCATCATCATCATATTAATGATGGCTTGCTTCACCTTAGTTAGAAGGAAAAAGTATTTTGATCCTAAAGTTTTTTACTTGCTTTTTGCCTCTTTAGCTTTTTCTATTTTAAGCGAGTTTTGTTTCACTTTATACATCACCAATGATGGTATTCTTAACCAAATTGGTCATTACGGCAAACTCATTTCCTTCTTTTTAATTTACAAAGCCAATGTAGAAACCAGTTTCCTTAACCCAACTGGTATTTTATTTAAAGGACTAAAAGATAAAGAAGAAAGCTACAGAACTTTAGCAGAAAATCTTCCAGAACTTATCATCCGTTTAGACAAAAATTTCAGATGTATTTATACCAATAATGCATTAAGTAAATTCACAAAGCTAAACAGCCAGCATTTTTTAGGTAAAGCATTATTTGCTATGGGTTTACCTAATTATTTTGAGCAAGCCTTAATGGAAACCCTGTTGAGTGCCCAAAGAGATAAAAGCTTAAAAGAAACCAAGCTAGATATTGTCTTAGATCATAAATCCTATTTTTTTGCGATACAAATTGTACCAGAATACCTATCAGATAATGAAATAGAAACTTACCTCATCATTTGTTATGATATTACTCAGCTTAAAAACACCGAAAATCATTTACAAGAAATAAATGCTACTAAAGATAAATTCTTCTCTATCATAGCTCATGATTTAAAGAATCCTTTTAACGCCTTAATTGGCTTTAGTGAACTCATTTATAAGAATACCGAAAAGTATAGTACAGAGCGTATACAGCAACTGGCACTTAGAATGAATACCAGTGCCAAACAAGCGTTCAACCTTCTAGAAAACTTATTAAGTTGGTCTAGAATACAAACAGGTAATTTAGTACCCAAAATACAAACCCTACATGCTGTAGATATACTAACAGAAACACATCAGTTATTTTTGGCTTCCGCCGATGCTAAAAATATCACCATCAACTTAAATTACCGAGAACTTATTTACGTAAATGCCGATAGGCAAATGCTGAATACCGTTTTACGTAACTTAATCACCAATGCCATAAAGTTTACGCACCCAAATGGTAAAATAGAGCTTAAACTAGATGTAAAAAATCAAGAAGTTTTATTTAGCATCACCGATAACGGCATCGGGATAGAAAAAGCTTATGTTGATGAAATTTTTAAGATAGAAAACAGATATTCTAAACCCGGCACCGCAGATGAAAAAGGCACAGGTTTAGGATTGATACTAGCTAAAGAATTTATAGAACTACACCAAGGAAAAATTTGGGTAAAAAGCGAAATTAACCAAGGAACAACTTTTTACTTCACGCTTCCTGGCTTTGCAGCCGATAAATCCTAA
- a CDS encoding DUF4905 domain-containing protein: protein MLNKDTLKPLLNQNIEGIIWKIMLDDEQNCLAIESRTLAKQVVFSVYDFNKQTFLILNYAFEESWQLGLLAVHEYKLVLHGFENEFAPTPKNILVFDLAQQKLSWQNYSHTAQAVYKEGIMAYNARIMPRKLELLDLNTGSSLGYVKTNEALKQLQNQIILPENKLAENIWETAQQLIYKDLFIRSLYLKNNSSYTQIIEVYDKENNILLSDILSNDIQKLAEDTFFVWLGKLVYIRNKSEIVSYLL from the coding sequence ATGTTAAATAAAGATACATTAAAGCCCTTACTAAACCAGAATATTGAAGGAATTATCTGGAAAATAATGTTGGATGATGAGCAAAACTGCTTAGCTATAGAAAGTAGAACTTTAGCAAAACAGGTAGTATTTTCTGTTTACGATTTTAATAAACAAACTTTCCTTATCCTTAACTATGCTTTTGAGGAAAGCTGGCAATTGGGTTTATTAGCAGTTCATGAGTACAAATTGGTGCTACATGGTTTCGAAAATGAATTTGCCCCTACTCCAAAAAACATATTGGTATTTGATTTAGCACAACAAAAACTTAGCTGGCAAAACTATAGTCATACTGCCCAGGCTGTTTATAAAGAAGGTATAATGGCTTATAATGCTAGAATAATGCCTCGTAAACTAGAATTATTAGATTTAAATACAGGCTCATCTTTAGGTTATGTTAAAACTAATGAAGCCTTAAAGCAGCTTCAAAATCAAATTATTTTACCAGAAAATAAGCTTGCAGAAAATATTTGGGAAACAGCGCAACAATTAATTTACAAAGACCTTTTTATAAGAAGCTTATACCTAAAAAACAACAGCAGCTATACCCAAATAATTGAAGTTTACGATAAAGAAAACAATATTTTGCTTTCTGATATTTTAAGTAACGACATACAAAAACTAGCTGAAGACACGTTCTTTGTGTGGCTTGGCAAACTGGTTTACATCAGAAACAAATCAGAAATTGTGAGTTATTTACTATAA
- the ung gene encoding uracil-DNA glycosylase, which yields MSVQLESSWLAVLGEEFEKDYMLQLKQFLREEKQKGKTIYPPGTEIFNAFNLTPFHDVKVVILGQDPYHGPGQAHGLSFSVKENMKLPPSLQNIYKELSTDISGFKIPFHGNLSSWAKQGVLLLNATLTVEASKAGSHQNQGWEIFTDAAIKALSQHKEKLVFMLWGKFAQQKITLIDTAKHFIIKSAHPSPFSAYNGFFGSKPFSQTNNYLLQQGKEAINWQII from the coding sequence ATGTCTGTACAATTAGAATCATCTTGGCTAGCTGTTTTAGGGGAAGAATTTGAGAAAGATTATATGCTTCAATTAAAACAGTTTTTACGAGAAGAAAAGCAAAAAGGGAAAACCATTTACCCACCTGGCACAGAAATATTTAATGCTTTTAACTTAACTCCTTTTCATGATGTCAAGGTTGTGATACTGGGGCAAGACCCTTATCATGGCCCTGGGCAGGCACATGGTTTATCTTTTTCTGTTAAAGAAAACATGAAATTACCTCCATCATTACAAAATATTTACAAAGAACTTAGTACAGATATTTCTGGCTTTAAAATTCCTTTTCATGGAAATTTAAGCAGCTGGGCCAAACAAGGTGTATTACTTTTAAATGCCACTTTAACGGTAGAAGCCAGTAAAGCAGGTTCGCACCAAAACCAAGGCTGGGAAATTTTTACCGATGCAGCAATAAAAGCCTTATCACAACATAAAGAGAAACTTGTTTTTATGTTGTGGGGTAAATTTGCACAGCAGAAAATTACTTTAATAGATACAGCAAAGCACTTTATTATTAAATCTGCACATCCATCTCCGTTTTCTGCCTATAATGGTTTTTTTGGTTCTAAGCCATTTAGTCAAACCAATAATTATTTACTACAACAAGGTAAAGAAGCTATCAATTGGCAAATAATTTAG
- a CDS encoding tetratricopeptide repeat protein — MPNFIRIILGALILGAAITLIVFSHWGWGILLIFISILVFVTYIFNEKMLIAQWFLRKENMDKAESWLDSIKNYEKELFKGQWGYYHLLLGLIESRKSPMKSEKFFKKALSFGLTMDHNIALANLSLAGVEMGKRNKREAQRLLKEAEKADKNKLLAEQIKMMKGQMNMLDKTQMVRGGRGGSGFRQF, encoded by the coding sequence ATGCCAAATTTCATCAGAATTATATTAGGAGCTTTGATTCTTGGAGCTGCCATCACTTTAATTGTTTTTTCTCATTGGGGATGGGGAATTCTTTTAATCTTCATTTCCATCTTAGTTTTTGTTACCTATATCTTCAACGAAAAAATGCTTATAGCGCAATGGTTTTTGAGAAAAGAAAACATGGACAAAGCAGAATCTTGGTTAGATAGCATCAAAAATTATGAAAAGGAGCTGTTTAAAGGTCAGTGGGGATATTACCATTTATTATTAGGTTTAATAGAGTCTAGAAAATCTCCAATGAAATCAGAAAAGTTCTTTAAAAAGGCTTTATCTTTTGGTTTGACGATGGATCATAACATCGCCTTAGCGAACTTAAGTTTAGCTGGTGTAGAGATGGGTAAAAGAAATAAGCGTGAAGCACAAAGATTATTAAAAGAAGCTGAAAAAGCTGATAAGAATAAGCTTTTAGCTGAGCAAATTAAAATGATGAAAGGGCAGATGAATATGCTAGATAAAACTCAAATGGTGCGTGGTGGCAGAGGCGGAAGCGGGTTTAGACAGTTTTAA